The sequence below is a genomic window from Cicer arietinum cultivar CDC Frontier isolate Library 1 chromosome 6, Cicar.CDCFrontier_v2.0, whole genome shotgun sequence.
tcagccacaaataaagacaaattggaatttttgtatttgtgagggctttttcggccactaatttgtgagggttttttttcggccacaaaatatttgtaaagttggccataaaatgagtgttttcttgtagtgatggagcatcgagagtttgtcaactaaaaaacgaaaacgtttaatggaatgcatctttgtgaacaaatcagcaatctgtaaagaagaagagacaaacggtagagtaatggttccatgctgaagatgatgacgagttttgatcttgtatacccaacgagatccaatagcacgttttccaggaggaagaggtactaattcacATGTATTGGTTTTgggcaatgcagatagttcttctgccatagccggctgccaaagaggatcaacaatcgtTTATTGGAAAAGGACTCAGACAAAGTTGACGAGAGGCGTAACGAGGAGAATCAACAATCGCaagaggtggttggacagccgggggacaagagggatgtcaccaaagaggaagcaacaatcaaagagaagaaccaacaaagagagaagcaacgaAAGAAGAAGCAGAAACCAAAGAAAGGATCATTAGCTAtaccaaacaatcacaataaagagAGAAACCAAACCAACAAGAAATCATATCAAATAGTCACAAtcaagagaagaaccaagccaacaaaaaatcaaaccgaaaaaggagcgatcaaaaaaaggagcaacaaccatatcaaaatcaacagataggaacaaccaaagaagtagcaccatgaaaccaaatcaaaacaaactaaaccaaatagaaccaaacaaaactaaatcatatcaaaccaaactaaatcaaaccaaactaaactacaccaaaccaaactaaacaaagagagaagcaaccaAATAGATGAACCATGTGAGAGAAGAGCAAACAAATAGAACAATCAATAtggagagaagcaacaaagcaaatcactagagagaagagcaatcaaacagaagaagtaATAGAGAAAGCGACAACACAAAATAAAGCAACCAAAGAGATAGGAGAGACgaacaattaaattaccaaCCAAATAAGCAAAGAACCACAACAATTGAAAGCATGTGAACCAAACTAAAATCAAGTCCTTAATACTGATCATACCAAACaagcagtttttttttttttgaagttgttctgcaatatcagatatttgggaagcagtctCAGCTGAGTATACAtaaccagaactagagccaatggtagaaGGTAGAAGGAGCataagcaacaacattggacgatgaccccctaaaattcttcttatgtgctctccccaatttcggacaatgtgttttcaatgtgcttgaagagaatcatccttagcaccaaccataacaaataatgacatgaaaataggaaaaacacaatcactgaaacaataaattagggataatctgGTGTTGTGTGAGCCCAATTTCTCTCCCTACAAACGTCGTTTCGCCGATCCGatcgttgaagacgaagacctgaattTTGCGAATCTGTTGTCCAAACACCAGTCCGATCCAACGATTAAGGAATGCGCAATagatgtttttgtgagactgatttaacaaaatcgggaacagggttactcttttcttttctcttttggtggttgcctttccTATCAAAATGATCTCTCTGTTCTTTatagtagatcccaaaatcaaccaaagctctttgataccatgttaacaatgagaagaggaagaagagaaacaccCACTACaaagtttcataacatagaatgaaccaaaacttCAGTTAATAgtgttacaatgagtatatatataaaagaatagaaatatctaaaatactcttactattaatatataataacattatctaacactCACAACTCTAAATTATTTGGACTAAGTTCACTTGTATGCTTCATTCCCTCGTTATAGGATGAGTTGGAAAATCAAAACTTCGCTATACTATAATATTGTGGTTTTCAAACGAAACCAAATTTCCATTGTCTTGCAATATCATTGTAGAATTTCTTTTAGTATTTGTGATTTTAAATTAGAATTCTATCaatttctttattaaaaaaaatataggaaaCAAATGGGTTTGGGGTacgttgatttttttttttatcaaagataaaataaaagcaTTTCCTTTTTCTATCAAAAGACAAAATCATCCGATTTAGAAATGAGTTGTGCTCTTTAACGTATGCATGAAAAAGCCAGAAACAACGGTTGGATTTTTGTTTATGTATTAGAGTTGCTCTTGAATTTTTACTGTTAAAAACCAGGAACAACGGTTGGATTTTTGTTCAATCAGCTTTATATGTTGGAAAACTAAACCAAATTAGACATTGCAAAATAGGTCtaacatgtttaaaatattcaaagtttATGTATGGTCGATTATTTTAAAGCAAAAATCCGCtcttttttaaagtaatttgatctgtaaatatatttaaagacatatttatattgaagtctttaaataaataatatgatctATATTTAAATAGATTTGGGAAAAAGATTTTCTCAACATACCGCCTAATCCAATTTCCCGAAGAATCCTCGAAAAATACCTCCACATCCAGCAATTGATGTAGAACTCTTGGAAGTACTGTCACAATAGAGCTTGATCCAATTGTTATCTGGTCGGCTCCAGCGAACATGTAGGATATATGGTCTCGACATATGTACATTCCTCTTCACATGGTATCCATTCTCGATATCTTTCACAAGATTCATGATTCTTTCAATTGGGTTATTAGGCTGTTGAAAACCTTTTTACAAAATTGCTTTGTTCCTCCATTTCCACAGGTACCAATTGAGCTCTTTGGTACTCTGCAATATTCTCTCTATGATTGTAAGATATCTAATCTCtgcaataaaaaaagtaaaattagtaGTTTTGTTAGTAGGAATAAGTTTAATCCATACATGTGTCGCATGTGGGCAATCTCTCAACACATGAATCATAGATTCTTCAGTGCCTGCACACCAGTTGTGCTCAACAGAGATTGTTGGATTCCATTTTGTCGTGTATGGTTTGTCAAAAGTCTCTCATATGAAATAAGCCAAATGAAAGTCTACATCCAATGGGAGATTTTCCATTTCTAGACGATTTTCCAGTTGGTATAAGTAGCAGTAACAGTTTGAGTTGAAGAAAGATATTTATAAGCATTTCTTACTAAAAACTCATTAAATCTATTATCACCCCAACCCAAATTGTGTTCACCATCTTCAAGAAGTGGAGAAAGAATAGAAATAATGTAATTAACCATATTGGTATATCGGTAGTGAAACAATTTTGAAGCAAATCAAGATTTCACTTCCCTTCCCTGTTTACATCTTTAACGATAAAAGGAGTAtctaaattaaatcaatttgcgaaaaattgaaaaaaataggTTGCTCCTTTGGGATCCAACAATGAAGCCAAAAATTGATCGTCCTTCCATCCCCAAGCTTCCAAGTAATATTCTGGTCAAATTAgtggaaaaaaaattgagtctTCTAAACATAGATCAAGCTTGACAAAATTGATCCAAGCAATGTGTCAAGTAAGCTTGATCTATAGTGGACTCTGCAAATAGTAGAAGGTCATCTGCAAAATGAAGGTGAGACACCTTAGCTCCGGCACACCTTACGTGCGTCGACTTCCAATAACCTGCATCAACATGATTAGCAATAATATGCGACAAACAATccatacaaataataaaaagataagaaaaaagGGGATCATTTTGTCAAATGCCTCTAAATGGGGCAAATCTACCAAGCTTGTCCCCATTCCAAAAGAAATTGAACGATGAAGTAGAGATACAAtgctcaattaaaataattaacttctCAGGAAACTTACAATCCTGAAGACATCGAGTAACAAAATTACAATTCAGTCTGTCATAAGCCTATTCCAAATCGATCTTTATTGACATAAATTCCTTATTTTAGCTTTAACAATGTTCTTAACAATTAATAAAACGAAAATGTGTGAGTAGTGGGATTTGTGAAAACTTGAAATTAAAAGAGTAAATTACAAAGAATcaccaaaataaattattatggtTCACCTTTAACTATGAGCTACATCCAATCCTCACactttatcatatttttcaCTATCTTGCTAAGTAAAGAACGTTATCAACACTAACAATATTCTAAGAACACTTCTAGATCTatacaaattatattattaaagtcTCGACAGGCTTATAACTTGTATTTTACTCAAGAGGCATACAATTCTTGTCTTTTCAAACTAGAAAGGCTTTACATAaaacactcaatctaacataagaGATATACTTTAGACTTACAAAATGAGTGATAAAGTATTTGGGATCAAATGATTCTCAACTCTTATTTGAGATAACTTACGATAAACTCAGAAATAAAGTGACCCACAAATATAGTGCAGAGACTTGGAGTTTGCTTGATTTGAAGAACTTTTTTGCTTGTGCTTATTTGAACAAATGAAGCTTGAAGATCTGTTTAAATTGAATAGTGTTATTAGACACACTTTTCATGGTGTCATGCAAAGTTTCATATAGGTCTCTGGAAGTATAGAAGAAACTAGTTATTCGTAGATCATAATGTTCTATATATGAATATAAGGTACATGAAACTAGAACACATGCTCAATGGTTATATAACCATTGAGAGTTGTTGGATATATTGGAACTCGTGCAATCATTTCATTTGTTCtttaaagtatatttttgtCTTCTTATGAAACATAATTGACACAAtctatttgttcattttttaaattgatcagGACAAATATTCCTTCTTCTTTGACCATTTaatcttttttcttcaatttacccAATAAATGCAATGAGGCCAATGCGAATTACTAACTAAAGATTAGCAGGTTGcccaattaaaataaattatttgtgtcatttatCCTTTAATGAGACCATAAGAACATTCTTTCAATAAATGACATAGTAAATGAATTCTTCCTTTTAAAATTCCCTTAATCAAAAGGTTATTTTCCTTTTATTGATTTATAGTAACTTTTTTTATACACGTTTTAGACATATtattcattaatatattttcttgaGGAGTCAATGAccattctcttgaatgattgatattgTATACATGATATATTCCTTATAGCACTCCTTCATAGAGATCTTTATtgatcttttaatatatttcaattcaTAATTTGTCAATTGAACACATTTCCCGATGTATCATATGGTCATTTTAATCAATCTCATTGTTCCTTGGTTCAAAATTTATGAACATTTGTTGCACTTGATTCTTGAGACAACTTTTGACTTATATTGTTCTCATTGGTTGATAAATCTTTTGGAACACTATTGATACAGTGTAAGTGTAGTATGAATATCCTTTTAAGGAGAATCTTCTATTCGTTTGTAACAAACAATAATCTTATTAATAAatgatatggtagttgaattaaTTCTTCAAATATATCTTCATAAAAGTTGGTCCTTGTTATTCAATCACTATGTAAAGATGCTTTATgagaataataaatatgatcATCGTGATAATGTTCTTTTTCACAATTAATGAGAATGATTGAAACTTTGGTGTATTGCAAGAGCTCATATGATGAAGAATACTCTATATGATTAGTTTCTCATCCTTTCAATTAATTCTCCCGAGGTTTATATAATAgccttcaaatattttttgtgaagCTTGTGAAATTTATGTTGTAATCTTTTGATACTATTTTGAATATTTCATTATCGAGTAGATAATTTATACTTGTTGATTCAAATGGCTTGTCCATCTATCCGAATTAAGGTTTTatcactaattttaattttaattcaacacaattttttttcttccataacAATACTTTTAGGTCTTTTCCAGAAAAAACGGTCCAACCCCCAAACCAACTCAATCGCCAATTTTAAAcgttttttcttgtttttgctTGGTTTTCTTGCATGGAGATTACCATGGTCAATTGGACCGGAGACAAGTCCATTTCTCGGTTCTATTGGTTGAATCAATCAACCTAATCCGATTTTAATTACCTTGCTCATTTGAATGTTATTTGATTCTTTCTCTATGACTTGAAAAGTGTTCGAACAATTGGAACCTATAATTGGAAACCTCGTCTTCTTCGATATTCTCTTGGATGAAATATCTCAATTTggatttggtaaaaaaaaaacacaaaggtCCAATGTTGGATTTGTATCTACAATATTCCTAAGTAATATTGGAGGCCAAAGATCATTTTAACAACTGTTTTAGATATTGTCACCTCATTATCTCTTGATGAAGAAACCAACTCAAAAACGTTGAGACATTTCGCTCGAGTTTTGCTCAATTCGAACATGTTATAAGAGATGAGAGATCACATTTTCATTAAATGTGAAGGGTATGCATTTTTTGTTTACATTGATTACGAAAAATTATCATTGTTTTGTGAATCATATAAGGTTGTTGGATATTCCATACACAATtgtcaaaagaaaattaatggTCATGGAATACAAGAATAGCTCAACATGTTGAAAATGTTGCAGTTCCAAAGTTGTTGGTGAAGAAGATTGTCCCTAAAAACACGACTGCTTCAGACAAGGTTGAAACTAAATATACACACAAAGATATTTAAGATAATAGTACACATCATGTTGATAACTCTCCTTTTGTTGATCATATCTCCAATATTGACCTAGGAGACACTACTGTTATTCAAGAATTTATCCTCTCTGATaaggaataaaataataaaaatcatgaaGAAGCTTTTGACTCTCAAACTCAATTGATTTTGGGGAATAAGAAACTATTCTAGGTAGTAGTGTTCATTGTGTTGTTAACTGTTCTTTTGTTGATAATATCTTCAATGTTGACCTAGGAGGTACCAACGTTATTAAAGAATTTTTCTCTacctaataaataaaaaattgaaaaacaattgtgaaagaaatttttgactctaaataaattgatttcaaGGAATTAGAAGTTAGTCCAAAGAAACTTTAGGAATACGAAGTCCAAGATACACATGGTCCTAAAAATATAAGTCATGGGGTCTTTTGTGCCAACTTATCTAATTTAGTTAACTCAATTCATCCACAAGAGAATCATCAATATTCAACTATGTGTATTGTTAATTGTTAGAGTGATGCATTGTTAAAGGAGAACAATGTTCAAAACCATCAAATCTCTTTTGATTTAGAAGTTCACTCAAATACGTTGACTATAACATATCTAAATGATATTGTTATTGACGATAATTTACATCCTAGAATTACTTATGACTTGGATATATTGTAGAGTTTTTTAAAAAGTAGATATGTCATAATTGTTCTACTACCATTGAAAAGTCTCTCAAGAATGTGATTTTGAAGGTAAAGAAAAAGAATACACAGAAGAAcactataatatataatttgtactAAACGGCTAGAAAATTTGCATGAATTAAGGATCTTTATagctttttttctttatttcatttatttaattattatttttctttttgattaagTTTATATCTCCCAAttgtatttcttttctttttaataaatttatttgtattatattaattgttatgtttATACTCTTTATACACGCCGGTTTGAACTttgatcatttaataatttCCACTCTGTAAACCCTAGTTATAGATGCAGTTAGTTAATTACTTTTGTACTTGACGATAAACTAATTCGAACATTGAATTGTTAATTGCAACAAGTATAAGGTGCTACAACAACAGTTCCCTAACACTGTAAGCTAAGTTATCCCAAAAgctaattagtaaaaaaatcgAAATTTCTTATTGATGAAGAAACGACATTGATCTCATTTTAGTtgcattttatatattaatccaGTCCCTACTCATTGGGTTTGAGTCTGAGTGTGACTCCGGCCCACTtacaaaaagaatatatatatatatatatatatatatatatatataacaataataataataataataattaaaatactatatatatatttttttttttttgacaaaaattttaaatctatCATATTTAGAGGTCTATGCACCAAGAAAAAAAAGTAGGGTCATGATAGAAAAAGCAAAGCAAAAATAGACAAAAGAAACACATTAATTAATCAAACGCCCTCAATTTTGAAGTATTAATTATTGAAGCATTAAAGATTAAGAGGCAACTAGAAGATTTTGTCTAGCAACttattaaaaagatatttttgataAAGTTGGATAAACATAACATTTCATGCATTGATGTCACTAGTGTTGGTGCTGTGCCAAAAAAGGGTCTGACCACAACTTTAAGCCTTGAATTTACTGGGCCTCAGTACATAAAAAAGTAAAGCAATTATATAAAGTCTAGCTAGCTAGCGTCAATTATTTAGTACTAATACAAGACATTTATATATGACAATGTTGAAAACTCCCTTTACCCTTTCATGTTTTCTTTCTCAATTACTTGTCTCATCTTTCTTTAATTACTTCAATCATCTGCCGCACCCTTTTGCAAAAAACGTATTTTGAAAATTGATAGTGAACTGCTTTTgcctataaaaacaaatttagttTCATTGGTCAAAAAATTGGATAAGGAAAAttggaaaaggaaaaagaaatagGATTTCATATCCGGAATGATTTAACTTCAAATTATGCAAGggtagttaatattaattttttttttcgttacATGGTAGTTAACATTATCTAGTTGTAAGATATGTAGTAATTTTTgggatatttttttaaatatttagtaTTCACCTGCAATTGCTGAAATTAATATCAAAAATTAGGTAAAAGTAAAAAGATGGTGAAGTTATCCTTCGACAGTTTTAATAtgttgttgtattttttgaatTCTTATTTAAACTCAAGAccactaattaaaataaaaaacagactCATATATGAAAAAACGTTTTTAATTTTTGGCACTACCCTTCCAGATAGAGCGTTATATTTTTAAACGCCGCAAATTATGGTAATATtcatattactaatttttttttttattatgtatgaAGGATATTTATAGcctttaatattgtatttttttagtttatatagtttcaagtatttgaaattaattagtTCTCATTGTTTTGTTAATCCGTATTTTGTTATGATTAacttcatattaaaaaattatgaagttatgattttgtttttattctaaatatgtttaataaattaataaaaatatcattttataattttattagatttgcaGAAAtgaaaagtttttaattttcaatggtAGAAGTAAAagagattttaattttgttaatcataacttcataaattttttgttgtatttttttacgTTTTAATATGTTGTTATATCATCTCAACTAAATGTTTATAGATTTAACATGCTTTCAGTTCCATTCAAAggaattattttacattttttcagAAGAAAATTATTATCATCTACATTTGTTATGTCGGTTATCTTTCATACAAAAAAAGTAAGGTACATTTATTGTCTTAGTCAGGGGTTATTTTTTCCAACAAAACAAGGTTAATTTAGTAATATACCATGAATAGGAATTCTGTAGGCTTTTATCCCTCATTTCTTGTTGGAATTGAAGTATGACATATTACTAGATATTTTAATCTCTTAAGTCTTAatctttaataaattattatttttaatgttctTCTTCTCTACTCTTTTGAACAAGTAATCTTATcagtttatttttctattaaattttattaatttaatcattaaattaataattcttattaaatacataaatttttataacattttaaaaaggCTATGTGACTATGTCTAACATGAATTCTAAAAATAGACTTTTattaatttgagtaaaaaaatatattaaaatagatataataaaaattactaaaaataatgatattcaTAACTAAGtctatatcaaaaaaaaaaaactttttaataatatgtGATCCTTTATCGAATAAGTTTAAGTCAAcatatgtataatattttttttgtgaaaaatttaacatataataactttttaagttagaaacaaaataataattataaaattatatatttacataattaTATGCATGATTTGTTAagataatatgaaaattattaaggtatattctttatatttactgattcacgaaatttgttttcctattttaaaagtcaataattttggttttttctttgattttttaactaaaaaaagacaatgtgacatgttttaaataacgtgacatatgatacattgatatagaattattaacacccataaaatcataataaaacactgtaaaagtttaattttccatttcaattttttcttatatttgaaatttaattgatgacatgtaaataattaatacatctagatgattctatatccatataattatatatgtcatgtcatttaaaatatatcaaattgttatttttcaattaaaaaaaagtgagtGAGTGACTAAAATTATCGATTTTTAAAATGGATAaaccaatttcgtgaattagttaaaatagagaaatcaaaactgcaattaaactaataattaacatttaaattaatgaaaCTTAATGTCTATAAATAATAACTTTGACAAGagttatttctaaaataaattaattctcccttaaaatgaatattataaaaatgataaacaagtttgaaagaaaaaaaatgagtcGTATAGTTAAGGACACATGAATTACGTGAATAAGAAATATAGGACTctgaattaattatagttttgaaGTATCTGAATACAAATTATTACAACGTGTGAGTTCCATCATTTAACATGTCAATTATATTTGAGCTTGATGGTTAAGCTGAAAATTCTTTTCCTTGATTATGTCATTAGATTCCACCATGTAGACTTGAAAAGACATGTTGCCACACACTTAttcaagagagagagagatataCGGTGTAATCATAACTTGTTATTCTCTCCCTCTCTCTTCCATGCATGGTATCCACCATCCCCTTTTTAAGAACAAAATTTTACAGACCAACCCATTAAAAAAAAGAAGCTTATAGGTTAAGAAACTTCCTCcactaaaaaccctaaaaaatataataaaacaaaaagagaTGAGAATATCATGAGGGAATAAGCCCAAAGTAAACCAAACTAAAGCCTCTTCTTGCTGCTTTCCTCCTCCTCCTCTCCTCCTTTAATGCTTTTTTCCCTTTCTTTCTCTTCTCTTGTATTCCCTTATTGTGATTCTCCACCATCATCAAactttataaaagaaacataaaaaGGATTTTCAATACCATGGTTTTCTCTTCTATTCCAGGCTATATAGATCCTCCCAATTGGCACCAggtaattaaagtttttattttcccCAAATTTCAAATCCAAACaaagaaagtaaaaatattaaagcTTCAAAAAGATGAATCATTCATATTCCTTGCAACATCTTCTTGAATATACCAATATGTGTTTTTTCatctcaataaatttaattttttttttctaactccTCTTTTCCTTTTTGTAGCAACAAAACCATCATCTTCAAGGAAATGGAAGTGATAACAACACTCAACTCCTTCCACCTTTACCACCTCAAGTGGGAGGTAGTACTGGCGTTGGCGGTGGTAATATTATCGGCTCGATCAGACCAAATTCAATGGCAGATCGAGCTCGTTTAGCAAAATTACCACCGCCAGAGCCAGCGCTAAAGTGTCCACGATGTGACTCAACCAACACTAAGTTTTGCTACTTCAACAACTATAGTCTCACTCAACCTCGTCACTTTTGTAAGACATGTAGACGTTATTGGACAAGAGGGGGTGCACTTAGAAATGTTCCTGTTGGTGGAGGGTGTCGTAGAAAcaacaagaaaaacaaaagaagccGTTCAAAATCACCTTCAACAGCTACAAACTCTGAGAAATTACAAACAACAAGTGCAAATATCCCTTCTTCTCATCATGAGATAATTGGTCAGTTACCACCACATCAAATTACAAATCTACCCTTCATGGCTTCTCTTCAGAATCTGAGTCGTTATACAGTTGGAAACATGAATCTTGGTAATTTGCAGCAACAACAAGAAACAGATCATATGGGGTTTCAAATTGGTTCTGTTTCTGCAGGTAATAATAATATTGGAGTTGAACAACAGTGGCGTAatttgcagcaatttccattcTTGAATACTTTTGAATCATCAAATTCTGCTGGAAATAATTCATACCCTTTTCAAGGAGAAAGTAATATTGAAGCTTCAGCTTCTGTATTTGTTGGAGATACAGGATCGAATTCTAGGGTTAATAATAATACTCAACAACCACCAGTTAAAATGGAAGAAAATGGAGGTTTGAATTTGTCAAGAACTTCACTTGGTATCACTGAACATAACCAACAATACTTTTCATGGAATGATCTATCAGGTTCTTCAACTAATCATCATCTCTTGTAACTTTTACTTACTACTgtagaatgaaatataaacaaaaatgatgaTTCAAAAGTTGATGTATATGATCTTAATTTAAGACCAAATACATCAACTGtaattatcatttttgtttatattttattatgaaaaaaGTATTGGACAACTCTTTTGACAGAAACGAAACAGAACAGAACAAAATGGAATAGAGATCAGTGATCACATCACAACTTCAACTATGAATCTCTCATATTAATTAACAAAGGCATGGTATGGTAGTAGAATTGATGATCTCATCTTCTTCTAGATGTAATTTCTGgtcattgattttctttattttttttctttctttcttttttttatggAGTCAAGTAATTTGTGTACTATATATATgggtttgttttaatttgttttgtatAACTGTGTGTGCATGTAATGTTATATGTGTTTTCAATCTGACTTTGGTAcaaaaatttcattaagtttACTTACTTTATAACACCTATATATTACCAGCTACATATTATAGCTCACACTATTTTTGCACCAtcttttactatatatatatatatatgactatCAGATTCAGCTAACACTATAAAGCATATAGATATGTACAGAACTAAAGAATTTACTTTAGCTTTAG
It includes:
- the LOC101501618 gene encoding dof zinc finger protein DOF3.6-like, yielding MVFSSIPGYIDPPNWHQQQNHHLQGNGSDNNTQLLPPLPPQVGGSTGVGGGNIIGSIRPNSMADRARLAKLPPPEPALKCPRCDSTNTKFCYFNNYSLTQPRHFCKTCRRYWTRGGALRNVPVGGGCRRNNKKNKRSRSKSPSTATNSEKLQTTSANIPSSHHEIIGQLPPHQITNLPFMASLQNLSRYTVGNMNLGNLQQQQETDHMGFQIGSVSAGNNNIGVEQQWRNLQQFPFLNTFESSNSAGNNSYPFQGESNIEASASVFVGDTGSNSRVNNNTQQPPVKMEENGGLNLSRTSLGITEHNQQYFSWNDLSGSSTNHHLL